In Cellulomonas sp. JZ18, the DNA window CGTCGACGCGCTGCTGGGCGGGTCGCTCGGCATGTACCTCGTGCTGTTCGACGCGCTGTTCGCGGTCGCCGTGCACGGCGCCCCGCGCGTGCGGCGGGCGGTGCAGGGCGTCGTCGGGGGCGCGGTGCTCGCCGCGGCCGTGGCCCTCGTGGTGGCGGGAGGGTCGGCCCGGGACGTCGTGCAGCTCGTGCTGGTGCTCGTCGCGATGTTCCTCACGCCGTTCTGGTGGGGCGGCGACGTGCGGCGCACCGAGGAGCTCGCGCGGTCGGAGGCGCGCCGGGCGGACCTCGAGCGCGAGCGCGCCGACCTGGCCCGTGCGCACGCCGACGACGTCGCCCGGATCGCCGCGCTCGACCGCACGTCGGCCGTGCAGGACGAGCGCCGACGGATGGCCCGCGACCTGCACGACGCCGTCGCCGGGCACCTGTCCGCCGTCGCGATCCACGCGGAGGCCGCGCTCGCGGGCAGGCCCGACCCGGACCGCGACCGGGCCGCCCTGCGCGCGGTCCGCGCCGGGGCGCTCGACGCGCTCACCGAGATGCGCGCGATGATCCTCGTGCTGCGGGCGGGCGACGACGCCGACGACGTCCCGGCCCCGCCCGGGCTGGACCGGGTGCCGTCCCTGGACGCGGACGTCGACCCGGCGGCGCTGCCGGTGGTGTCGGCCGCCGTCGGCCAGACCGCCTACCGCATCGCGCAGGAGGCCGTGACGAACGCCCACAAGCACGGCGCCGGCCGCCCCGCCCTGACCGTCCGCACCGACGAGCGCACCCTGCACCTGGAGGTCCGCAACGCCATGCCCGTCGTCGCCGCCGCGAGTCCCGTCCCGTCGTCGTCGACGGGACTGACGACCATGCGCGAGCGCGCCGCGACGCTCGGCGGCACCGTGACCGCCGGGCCGGAGGGGGACGCGTGGGTCGTGCGCGCCGTGCTGCCGCTGGACCCGGCGACGGACGCCGGGGCGGCGGGCGCGGCGGGCGAGGCGGGCGCGCGGGCCCGGAGCGGGGTGCGGGCGTGAGCGGGGCGGAGGACCGGCGCGTGCGGGTGCTGCTCGCCGACGACCACGGCGCGATCCGCGCGGGCCTGCGGCTGATGCTCGAGCAGTCCGGGCACGTCGAGGTCGTGGGCGAGGCCGGCGACGGCGACGTGGCGGTGCGGCAGGCGCGGGCGCTGCGCCCGGACGTCGTCCTCATGGACGTGCGCATGCCGGGCACGGACGGCATCACCGCCACCGAGGCGATCGTGCGGGACGGGCTCGCGGAGGTCGTCGCGCTGACCACGTTCGACCTCGACGAGTACGTCGTCGGCATGGTGCGGGCGGGTGCCGCCGGGTTCCTGCTGAAGTCCGTCGGCGCCGCGGAGCTGGTCGACGCCGTGCGCCGGGTGGCGGCGGGCGAGGGCGTCCTGGCCCCCGAGGTGACGCGCCGGCTGCTGGACGCGGTCGCGGGGCGGGCGTCGCTGGACCGGGCCGCCGACGTGCCGGGCCCGGACCGCGGCGAGGACCCCCGGCTCGCGGCCCTCACCGTCCGGGAGCGGGACGTGCTGGCCGGTTTGGGCGAGGGGCTGTCGAACGCGCAGCTCGCGGAGCGCCTCGTCGTCTCGCCGACGACGGTGAAGTCGCACGTGAGTCACGTGCTGGCGAAGCTGGGCGTCCGCTCGCGCCTGCAGGCGGGCGTGCTGGCCCGCGACCTGCTCGGCTGACGGCAGCCGCACGGTGGGCGAGCACCCCGCCCGGGGCGCCGTGCCGGGGGCCCGTCCACCCACGCTGCCCCGCACGCCCACCCACCGGGACGGCCCTGCCGACGACCCCGTGATCAGATGCGTTCCGGTGCCCGTGAGGCGTCCGATCACGGGGTCGTCGGCGAGCCGTCCCGACCCGTGGGCACGGTCCCCCCGGCTCGGCCGTCGCCCGTGTGCGCGGGTCAGGCCAGGGCTGCCCGGAGGCCGTCGAGGAGGGGGGTCGTGGGCCGGCCGACGAGGGTGCGCAGGTGGTCGGTCGCGTCCGCCAGCGCGCCGGCGGCGATGCCCTGGTCGAGCGCGACGACGAACCCGGCCGTGCCCTCGTCCAGCCCGGCGCCCGTGAGGACCGCGAGGTGCTCGTCCGCCGAGACCCGGCGGTACGTCACCGGGCGCCCGAGCAGCTCGGCCGCCGCGGCGGCGAGCTCGTCGAAGTCCCAGGCGACGTCGCCCGACAGCTCGTACGTGCGGCCCTCGTGCCCCTCGCCGGTGAGGACGGCGACGGCACCGGCGGCGAAGTCGGCGCGCGTGGCCGACGCCACCCGCCCGTCCCCGACGGACGCCACGATCTCGCCGGTCTGGGCCGCCTGCTGCACGGGCCCGACGTAGTTCTCGGTGTACCAGTTGTTGCGCAGCACCGTCACGGGCAGGCCGGACGCGGCGAGCAGCTCCTCGGTCGCCTTGTGGTCGGGGGCCAGGACGAGCGACGTCGTGTCCGCGTGCGGCGCCGACGTGTAGACGACGTGCCCCACGCCGGCCGCGACGGCGGCGTCGATGACGGCCCGGTGCTGCTCCACGCGCCGCCCCGGCTCGCTGCCGGACACGAGCAGCACCTTCTGCGCCCCGGCGAACGCGTCGGCGACCGTCTCCGGCCGGTCGTAGTCGAGCGTCACGACGCGCACCCCGCGCTCGGCCAGGTCCGCCAGCCGCTCGGTGGCGCGGCCGCCGGCCACGACGTCCCCCGGCGCGACGCCCGCGTCCAGCAGGCCCTCCACGACGAGACGGCCCAGGTGCCCGGTGGCTCCGGTGACGACGATCGACATGACTGCTCCTCCTGCGGGTGCGGGTGCGTGGACGTCCGCCACAACCCGCGCGGGTGCTCGCGCCTTCCCGCCGTCACCCGCGTGCGACGGCGACCGTCGCGTGACGGGTCCGTGACGACCGCGCGACGGCCGTCCGCTCCGGAGGCGGGACGCCCGTCCGACCGGTAGGAACGGGACCCATGGTGCGTGTCGGACTCCACAACTCCCACGAGCAGGTCCACCCCTCGGCGCTGCTCGCGGCGACGCAGCTCGCCGAGCAGCGCGGCTTCGACGCGGCGATGTGCTCCGACCACTGGGCTCCGTGGTCGGCGACGCAGGGGCACTCCGGCTACGCCTGGACGTGGCTGGGCTCGGCGCTCGCGACGACGCGCCTGCCGTTCGGCGTCGTCAGCGCGCCGGGGCAGCGGTACCACCCGGCGATCACCGCCCAGGCCGTCGCGACGCTCTCCGCGATGTACCCGGGACGGTTCTGGGTCGCGCTCGGGTCGGGCCAGAACATGAACGAGCACATCACGGGTGACCCGTGGCCCGAGAAGGACGTGCGCGACGCGCGCCTGGTCGAGTGCGTCGAGGTCATCCGCGCGCTGCTCGACGGCGAGGAGGTCACGCACGACGGCCTCGTGAAGGTCGACCGCGCCAAGCTGTGGACGCTGCCCGACGTCAAGCCGCTCCTCATCGGGCCCGCCGTCTCCCCGGCGACGGCCGCGCGGCACGCGCGCTGGGCGGACGGGCTCGTGACGGTCAACCAGCCGCCGGACACGCTGCGCGCGATCGTCGACGCCTACCGGTCGGCCGGCGGTCGCGGCGAGATCTCGCTCCAGGTGCACGTGGCCTACGCGCCCGACCCCGACGAGGCGTTCCGGCTCGCGCGCTCGCAGTGGGCGGGCAACGCGGTGGGCCCGCCGCTGGCCTGGGACATCGCCACGCCGGAGGAGTTCGACGCGGCGGCGCGGGACCTGCCGGACGAGAAGATCCACGAGGCCGTCGTCGTCGACCACGAGCCGGCGCGCATGGCCGAGCGCGTCGCCGCGCTCGCGGAGATCGGCTTCGACGCCGTCTACCTGCACCAGGTCGCCACGGACGTCGTGGCCTCGGACGAGAAGCACCCGCACGCGACGCCGACGGTCACGCCCGCCCCGTCCTCGCTCGAGGCGTTCGTCGACCTCGCCGCCGAGCACCTGCTGCCCGTCCTGCGGGAGGTGCGCGCATGAGGATCCGCGACACCGGCGACCTGTGGTGGAAGAACGCCGTCATCTACTGCCTCGACGTCGAGACCTACATGGACTGGAACGACGACGGCATCGGCGACCTGCCCGGGCTGGTCCAGCGCATCGACCACCTCGCCGAGCTCGGCGTCACGTGCCTGTGGCTCATGCCGTTCTACCCGACGGCCGACCTCGACGACGGCTACGACATCGTCGACTACTACGGGGTCGACTCCCGGCTGGGCGACTCCGGCGACCTGGTCGAGCTCATCCGCACCGCGCGGGACCGCGGCATCCGCGTCATCGCCGACCTCGTCGTCAACCACACCTCGGACCGGCACCCGTGGTTCCGCTCGGCGCGCAGCTCGCCGGACAGTCCCTACCGGGACTTCTACGTGTGGCGCACCGACCCGCCGCCGGACACCAGCGACCAGGTCGTCTTCCCCGACCAGGAGGACGGCATCTGGACGTGGGACGAGGAGGCGCAGGCCTGGTACCGGCACCGCTTCTACAAGCACCAGCCGGACCTCAACACCGCGAACCCGCAGGTGCGGGACGCGATCGCGAAGGTCGTCGGCTACTGGGCGGAGGTCGGCATGTCCGGCTTCCGCGTGGACGCGGTGCCGTTCTTCCTCTCCGACGTGGCGAACGACCCGCAGGACGAGATCGAGCACCCGCACGAGTTCCTGCAGCAGCTGCGGGCGTTCCTCACGCGCCGCGTCGGCGACGCGATCCTCATGGGCGAGGTGAACCTGCCGTACGACCAGCAGCTGCTCTTCTTCGGCGACCACGACCACGACGGCCACCACGAGGGCGAGGAGCTGAACCTCCAGTTCGACTTCGTCCTCATGCAGCAGATGTACCTGGCGCTGGCCCGCCAGGACGCGGGGGTGCTCGCGAAGGCACTCGAAGCGCGTCCGGAGATCCCGCGGGACGCGCAGTGGGCGACGTTCGTGCGCAACCACGACGAGCTGACGCTCGACAAGCTGAGCGACGACGAGCGCCAGGAGGTGTTCGACGCGTTCGGCCCGGACGAGGACATGCAGCTGTACGGGCGCGGCCTGCGCCGCCGGCTGCCCCCGATGCTCGACGGCGACCCGCGCCGCGTGCGGATGGTGTACTCCCTGCTCTTCACGCTGCCGGGCACGCCCGTGCTGTTCTACGGCGAGGAGATCGGCATGGGCGAGAACCTCGCTGCCGACGGCCGGCTCGCCGTGCGCACGCCGATGCAGTGGACGTCCGGGAAGAACGGGGGGTTCTCCTGCGCGGAGCCCGACGTGCTCGCGGGCCCGGTGGTGGAGGGCGCGTTCGGCCCCGACCACGTCAACGTCGCCGACCAGCGCCGCGACCCGGACTCGCTGCTGTCGTTCGTGCAGCTGCTGGCGCGCCGGTACCGGGAGTGCCCGGAGCTGGGCTGGGCCGGCCGCGCGGAGATCCTCGAGCAGCCGCACGGGTCGGTGCTCGCGCACCGGTGCACGTGGCAGGAGGCGTCGATGGTCGCGGTGCACAACCTCGGCCCGGAGGCCGTGACGGTGCCGCTCGCGCTGGACGACGCGGACGAGCACGCCCGCCTGGTCGACCTGCTGCACGGGGACCAGCTGACGCTCGACGCCGACGGGGCCGCGCAGGTGGAGCTCGCGGGCTACGGGTACCGGTGGCTGCGGGTCGTGCGACCGGACTCGCGCCGGCTGCTCTGAGCCGCGCCACCTGCCGGGTGGGCGGTGGACGGCGCGCGAAAGCCCCGGCCCGCCGGGGGGATGACGGGCCGAGGCGTCTCGGGGGGCGGAGGTCCACCGCGCTGCGCCCTGTTCTGGACGCACGTCCATCATGCGTCACGGATGCGCGACGGATTTAGGACGGAGGTCCCGCCGAAGCGTTTCGGCACGGACGCTCCCGGCGTTCGTCCAGGTTCGTCGCGTACCGTGCCCAGGTCCGCCGCCCCCGGGCGGGACCCCAGACGACGGAGGACCCCGTGCGCCGCACGACCACCGCCCGACCCGCCGTGCGCCGGCTGGCCGCGGCCGCGCTCGCCCTGACCCTGGGCGTCGGCCTGGCCGCGTGCTCCGGCGAGGCCGGGGACGACCCCACGACACCCGCCCCCACCGACTCGGCCTCGGCGCCCACCGCCGCCACGCCCAGCGCCGAGGACGTCGCCGCGCTCGAGGGCGTGACGATCGAGGGCGAGCACGGCACCAAGCCGACGCTCACCCTGCCGAGCACGCCGTTCCAGGTGTCCGCACCCGTCGCGCGCCTCGTCTCCGACGGCGAGGGCGAGGCCGTCGAGGTCGGCGAGCTGCTCACCATGCAGACCACCGGCTTCTCCGGCGCCGACAGCTCCGCGATGGGCTCCACCTACGACTCCGGCAGCCCGGAGTTCGTGGAGCTGAGCGAGACGGCGCTGTTCCCGACGCTGTTCGAGGCGATCGAGGGCGCGAAGATCGGTGCCCGCGTCGTCTTCGCGGTGCCGCAGGGCGAGACCACGGTCATCGCCGTCGCCGACCTCGTCGGCTCCGGGCCCGCACGCGCCGAGGGCACCGCGGTCGAGCCGCCGGCGGGCCTGCCCACCGTGACGCTCGCCGAGGGCGGTGCGCCGTCGCTCGAGCCCGCGGAGGGCGACGCGCCGACCGAGCTCGTCGTGCAGCCGCTCATCGAGGGCGCCGGCCCGGCCGTGGAGGCCGGCCAGACCGTCGTCGTCAAGTACACCGGCTGGCTGTGGGACGGGGAGCAGTTCGACTCCTCGTGGGAGAGCGGCACGACCTTCCCCGTGCAGAACGTCGGGCAGGCCAACGTCATCGCCGGCTGGAACGAGGGGCTCGTCGGCCAGAAGGTCGGCAGCCAGGTGATGCTCGTCGTGCCGCCGGACAAGGGCTACGGCGACCAGGAGAGCGGCTCGATCCCCGCGAACTCCACGCTCGTCTTCGTCGTGGACGTCCTCGCCGCGAGCTGACCCGCGCCCCGCGCGAGCGGTACCAGGACCGCCGGCCCCGTACCAGGGCCGGCGGTCCTGTCGCGTCCGGGGCCGGCGTCCTACGCTGGCCGGACCAGTCCCTCCAGCGTGGGAGGCCCGCATGGACCAGGCGACGCCCAGGATCCGTACCGTGGCGCTGGTCGGCGCCGCGGGCGCCGGCAAGACGACGCTCACCGAGGCCCTCCTGCACCGCGCGGGCGTGCTCGTGCGTCCGGGCCGCGTGGAGGACGGCACCACGGTCTGCGACCACGAGCCGGAGGAGGTCGCCCGCGGTTGCTCGCTGACGCTCGGCGTCGCGCCCTTCCGGTGGACGTGCGACGGCGACGGCGGCGGCCCCGTCGACGTGACGCTGCTCGACACGCCCGGCTCGCTCGACTTCGCGGGCTGCGTCGACGCGGCGCTCGCGGCCGCCGACCTCGCGCTCGTCGTGGTCAGCGCGGTCGACGGGGTCCAGGCGGGCACGCACCGCGCCTGGCGCGCCGCCGCGGAGGCCGGCGTGCCGCGCATGGTCGTCGTGACCAAGGAGGACAAGCCGCGCGCGGACTTCCGCCGCGTGCTCGACGAGCTGCGGACGGCGTTCGGGCCGGGGTTCGTGCCGCTCGAGCTGCCGCTGGGCGAGGAGACCGCGTTCTCCGGCGTCGCGGACGTGCTCAGCGAGGACGGCTACGCGTACGAGCCGGACGGGCACCACCACCGCGAGGAGCTGCCGTCCGGCCTCGCGGAGGAGGAGCACCGCCTGCACGAGGAGGTCACCGAGGAGATCGTCGCGCACGACGACGAGCAGCTCGAGCGCTACCTGTCCGGCGAGGTGCCCACCGTGGGCGAGCTCGAGCGCACGCTCGCGCACGAGGTCCGCGACGGCGCGGCGTTCCCCGTGCTCGTCGCGTCGGGCGTCACCGGTGTCGGCGTGGACCGCCTCGCCGACCTGCTGTGCGCGCTGGCGCCGGCGCCCACCGACCGGCACGTCACCGTGCTCGCCGGGTCGACCGAGGTCCCCGTCGCCGTCGACCCCGACGGCCCGGCGCTGGCGCACGCGTTCCGCACCGTCGCGGACCCGTTCGTGGGGCAGGTGACGCTGCTGCGGGTGCTCTCGGGCACGCTGCGCCCCGGCGACCGGCTCGTCAACGCGACGACGCGCACCGAGGAGCGCCTGCCCGGCCTGTTCCGCCTGCGCGGCAAGGAGCACGTGCCGGTCGAGGCGGCGCGTGCCGGCGAGGTGGTGGCGGTCGCCAAGCTCACGGGCACGCCGACCGGGTCCCTGCTGGCGACCAAGGGCAGCCCGGGCACGCGCCTGTCGGCGCGTCCGCTGCCGCCGCGTCCCGCGGTGTACGGGCTCGTGCTCGAGCCGGTGACGCAGTCGGACGACGACCGGCTGTCGGGCGCGCTCGCCCGCCTCGTCGCGGAGGACCCGACGCTCGCGGTCGACCGTGCCGGGGACCGGACCGTGCTGCGCGGGCTCGGCGACACGCACCTGGCGGTCGCGCTCGAGCGGCTCGCGCGCGTGTTCAACGTGCACGTGCGCACGGCGCCCGTGCCCGTCGGGTACCGGGAGACGATCGCCCGGACGGTCGAGGCCGAGGGCAGGCTCAAGAAGCAGTCCGGCGGGCACGGGCAGTTCGCGGTCGTGCGGATGCGCGTGTCCCCGCTGCCGGCCGGGTCCGGGCTGGAGTTCGTCGACTCCGTCGTCGGCGGCGCGATCCCCCGCGGGTACCTGCCCGCCGTGGAGCGCGGCGTCCGCGAGGCCATGGCCGCCGGCGGCCCGCACGGCTTCCCGGTCGTCGACGTGCGCGTCGAGGTGGTGGACGGCAAGGCGCACTCGGTCGACTCCTCGGACATGGCGTTCCGCACCGCCGCGTCGATCGGGCTCAAGGAGGCGCTGGCGACGGCCGGGACGGTGGTGCTGGAGCCGGTCAGCCGCGTGCGCGTCACCGTGCCCCTGGCGGCGCAGGGCGACGTCATGAGCGACCTGTCCTCCCGGCGCGGGCGCATCACCGACACGGCGTCCCTCGACGGCGGCGAGGTCGTGGTCGAGGCGACCGTGCCGGAGTCCGAGATCGCGCGCTACGTGCTGGACCTGCGCTCGCTCACGGGTGGGCGTGCGGACCTCGAGGTCGCGCCGGACCACTACGAGCCGTGCCCCGAGCACCTGGTCACGGCCTGACGCGCCCCGGGTCCGCGCCGCCGCCTGCCAGGATGCCGGGATGGACGAGCCGGAGATCGCCGCGCTGACGCGGGCCGTGCGCGAGTTCAGCGCCGAGCGCGACTGGGAGCAGTTCCACGACCCGAAGTCCCTGCTGCTCGCGCTGGTCGGCGAGGTGGGCGAGCTCGCCGAGCTGTTCCAGTGGGTGCCCGCCGCCGAGGCGGTCGACCGGTTCTCCGCGGCCGACCGCCGCACGCGCGCCGCCGAGGAGATGGCCGACGTGCTCGTCTACCTGGTGCGGCTCGCGGACGTGCTCGACGTGGACCTCGGCGCGGCGGCGCGCGCGAAGCTCGCCGCGTCCCACCGGCGCTTCCCGGCGGACCACGTGCGCGGGGTGGCGCCGGACAAGCCGTGAGGGCGGGGTCGCGGGCCGCCGGTGCGGCCCCCGCCGCCCGCGCTCCCTCGAGCGGCGCGACGCGCCGTGCAATCGATGCCATCGCCCCGGGTCTGGCGCACGTGCCCGCCGGTGCGTGAGCCTGCGGCCCATGGTCGATCCCCACCGCGCCGGGCTGTTCGCGGGTCTGGTGCCGGTGGGGGCGCTGGTCACGACCGTCGTGCTCGGCGTGGGCCGCCCGGCGCCGGCGGACGTCGCGGGCGCGCTGCTCGTGGCCGTGGCGGTCGCCGTCGGCGCGCGCCGTCCGGAGCCGTCCCGGGTCGGCCCGGCCGGCCGGGCGCCGGCGTCCGCGCGAGCGGGTCAGGCCTGCGCGTGGAGGTGTGCGACGACGCGCTGCGTCATGGCGTCGAGGGCCGCGACCTCCTCGTCGGTGAGCAGGTCGACGAAGTTGCGGCGCACCGACTCGACGTGGTGCGGCGCCGCCTCCTCGACGGCGCGCAGCCCCGCCGGGGTCAGCACGACGACCGAGCCGCGCCCGTCGCCGGGCGCCTCCTCGCGGTCGACCAGGCCGCGCCGCTGCATGCGGGTGATGTGGTGCGACAGGCGGCTGGTGGACCAGAGCATCGTGGCGGCGAGCTCGCTCAGGCGCATGCGGTGCGGGGAGGTCTCCGACAGGTTCGACAGCACGTCGTAGTCGGCGTCGGACAGCCCGCTGTCCTGCATGAGGTCACGGGTGATCTGCAGGTCGAGCAGGGCGCGCATGCGGCGGTACCCGCGCCAGGCGCGGGCCTGCTTCTCGTCGAGCCAGCGGGGTTCGCTCACGTGCCCACCCTACCGGGATTGTTGACATGTCATCGACGCCGCGACAGGATGCGTGACATGTCAACAAGCACGGCCGCCAGGACCGCTCGGCTGTCCCTGGGGCTCGTCCTGTTCGGGGTCAGCGTCGCGCTGATGATCCGCGCCGACCTCGGCGTCGGCCCCTGGGACGTGCTCCACCAGGGCCTGGCCGAGCGCCTCGGGCTGCCGGTCGGCTGGGTCGTCAACGGCGTCGCGGCGCTGGTGCTCCTGGCGTGGTGGCCGCTGCGGCAACGGCCGGGGATCGGCACCGTCGCGAACGTCGCCGTCGTCGGGGTCGTCGTCGAGGCGGTGCTCGCCGCGCTCGTCGTCCCGCAGGCGCTGCCCCTGCGCGCCGCCCTGCTCGTCGCCGGCATCCTGCTCAACGCCGTGGCGACGGCGCTGTACATCGGCGCCGGCCTCGGCCCCGGGCCGCGGGACGGGCTCATGACCGGGATCGCCGCGCGCGGGCACTCCGTGCGCGTCGTGCGGACGGTGATCGAGCTGTCGGTCCTCGCCGCGGGATGGCTGCTCGGCGGCACCGTCGGCGTCGGCACGGTCCTGTTCGCCGCCGCGATCGGCCCCCTCGTGCACCACCTCCTGCCCCGCCTCACCGTCCCGGCGCCCGCCGGCCCGACCAAGGAGCTCCCGCCATGCCCCGCCTGAACGTCGTCGTCGCCTCCACCCGCCCCGGCCGCGTCGGGCACGTCGTCGGCGACTGGTTCCGGGACCTCGCCGTCGCGCACGGCGCGTTCGACGTGCACGTCGTCGACCTCGCCCAGCTCGACCTGCCCTTCCACGACGAGCCCGGCCAGCCCGTCGAGGGCGGCCCGTACGTGCACGAGCACACGCGGCGCTGGAGCGAGACCACCGACGCGGCGGACGCGTTCGTCCTCGTGATGCCGGAGTACAACCGCGGCTACAGCGCTCCCCTGAAGAACGCGCTCGACTTCCTGCACCGCGAGTGGCACCACAAGCCGGTGGCCTTCGTCAGCTACGGCATGACGTCGGCGGGGCTGCGCGCCGTCGAGCAGATCACGCCGGTCGTCGTGGCGCTGGGGATGACGCCCGTACCGCGCGCCGTCGGCATCCACCTGCGCCAGGCCCTCGACGCCACCGGCGCGCTGGTCCCGACGACCGCCATGGCGAGCGCGGCCGACGGCATGCTCGACGAGCTGCGGCTGCTCGCGGACGCCCTGGCCCCGCTGCGTGCGGCTGCCGCGGCCGCATGAGCCGGGAGCGCCGGGCGACCATCCACCACGTCGCGCACGCCGCCGGGGTCTCGGCCTCCACGGTCTCCCGCGTCCTCGACGGCCGGACCGGCACGGCGGCGTCGACGACCGCACGCGTCCTGGCCGTGGTCGACGAGCTGGGGTACGAGTCGAGCCTCGTCGCCCGCGGGCTGCGCTCGCGGCGCACGCACGTCGTCGGTGTCCTCGCCGGGCGCTTCGAGCCGTTCTCGTCCGAGATCGTCAAGGGGGCCGCGGCGGCGCTCGTCGACACGGACTACGAGCTGCTGGCGTACACCGGCGGCCGGCGAGGCGGCGGGCCGGGGTGGGAGCGCCGGCTGCTGTCCCGGTTGAGCGGCACCCTGATCGACGGCGCCGTCCTCGTCAGGCCGAGGTCGACCTGGCGCACGTGTGGACACCGCGCCGCCGCCCGAGGCCCGCGTCTTCTTCGACCTCTACGCCGAGCTCACCTCGCTCGACCGCGACTGGCGGACCCGCATGCCGGTCCTGCAGCTGCGCCAGCACCTGGCCGTGCTCGCCCAGTTCGACGACGACCGGGGCGCCGCGGACCTCGTGCGGGCCACGGTCGCCCCCTTCCGGCGGCAGCCGTGAACGGCCCCGCGGCGCCGGCCGTCGCGCTCAGGGGCGTCGTCCGGCGGCTCGGCGCCGTCCGCGCGGCGGAGGGGCCGACGGGTCCGAGGTCAGCGGCCGGAGCGGGACGGTGCCGTCGTCGGCCGCGTCGCGCCCGACGGCGTGGCGCGCAGAGGTGAGCCGGTGCCCGACAGGGTCGCGGCCGGCGCTCCGGCCGGCGATCCCGTGGCCGTCGGGGCCGGCGGCAGGGGCCGCGGGCTGGACGACGGCGACGGCGACGGCGTCGGCATCGGGAACGTCGGGTGCGGGTCCGGCTCGTTGCACGAGGTGACGTGGTCGTCCGGGTCCGCGGCGCACGTGTCCTGGCCGTCCTCGCCGTCGAGGCGGTCGTTGCCGGGGACGCCGTCGACACCGTCCAGCGCGTCGGTGCCCCGGCCGCCGCGCAGCAGGTCCGCGCCGGGGCCGCCCACGAGCGTCTCGGTCCACTGCCCGCCCGTCAGCACGTCGTCCCCGCGCCCGCCGCGCACCTCCTCGACGTCGGGCAGCCAGCTCCACGGCGCGGGCAGGCCGACGGAGTCGCCCTCGCCCGGCTCGCCGTCGCCGCCGAGGCCGTCGAGCGCAACCGTGACGGGGCCCGTGCGCGCGCCGTAGTCGACGACGTCGCGGCCGGGTCCGCCGACGAGCTGGTGCGCGCCGTCGGGCACGGGGCCCGTGACGAACCGGTCGTCGCCCTGGCCGCCCTCGACGCGGCCGCTGTCGGTGCCCGGGTCCAGCACGTCGGCGCCCCAGCCGCCCTGGAGCAGGTCGTTCCCGGCGCCGCCG includes these proteins:
- a CDS encoding sensor histidine kinase, with amino-acid sequence MLTALRSRAAAATRRWWVARASGATDRADALGLLLLGLVLLALDVGGVGPTVPVLDLPAPRWWQAGLLLVAVLVLVAKRRRPLAVLLAVTGLAVVDALLGGSLGMYLVLFDALFAVAVHGAPRVRRAVQGVVGGAVLAAAVALVVAGGSARDVVQLVLVLVAMFLTPFWWGGDVRRTEELARSEARRADLERERADLARAHADDVARIAALDRTSAVQDERRRMARDLHDAVAGHLSAVAIHAEAALAGRPDPDRDRAALRAVRAGALDALTEMRAMILVLRAGDDADDVPAPPGLDRVPSLDADVDPAALPVVSAAVGQTAYRIAQEAVTNAHKHGAGRPALTVRTDERTLHLEVRNAMPVVAAASPVPSSSTGLTTMRERAATLGGTVTAGPEGDAWVVRAVLPLDPATDAGAAGAAGEAGARARSGVRA
- a CDS encoding response regulator transcription factor, yielding MLEQSGHVEVVGEAGDGDVAVRQARALRPDVVLMDVRMPGTDGITATEAIVRDGLAEVVALTTFDLDEYVVGMVRAGAAGFLLKSVGAAELVDAVRRVAAGEGVLAPEVTRRLLDAVAGRASLDRAADVPGPDRGEDPRLAALTVRERDVLAGLGEGLSNAQLAERLVVSPTTVKSHVSHVLAKLGVRSRLQAGVLARDLLG
- a CDS encoding SDR family oxidoreductase — encoded protein: MSIVVTGATGHLGRLVVEGLLDAGVAPGDVVAGGRATERLADLAERGVRVVTLDYDRPETVADAFAGAQKVLLVSGSEPGRRVEQHRAVIDAAVAAGVGHVVYTSAPHADTTSLVLAPDHKATEELLAASGLPVTVLRNNWYTENYVGPVQQAAQTGEIVASVGDGRVASATRADFAAGAVAVLTGEGHEGRTYELSGDVAWDFDELAAAAAELLGRPVTYRRVSADEHLAVLTGAGLDEGTAGFVVALDQGIAAGALADATDHLRTLVGRPTTPLLDGLRAALA
- a CDS encoding TIGR03885 family FMN-dependent LLM class oxidoreductase encodes the protein MVRVGLHNSHEQVHPSALLAATQLAEQRGFDAAMCSDHWAPWSATQGHSGYAWTWLGSALATTRLPFGVVSAPGQRYHPAITAQAVATLSAMYPGRFWVALGSGQNMNEHITGDPWPEKDVRDARLVECVEVIRALLDGEEVTHDGLVKVDRAKLWTLPDVKPLLIGPAVSPATAARHARWADGLVTVNQPPDTLRAIVDAYRSAGGRGEISLQVHVAYAPDPDEAFRLARSQWAGNAVGPPLAWDIATPEEFDAAARDLPDEKIHEAVVVDHEPARMAERVAALAEIGFDAVYLHQVATDVVASDEKHPHATPTVTPAPSSLEAFVDLAAEHLLPVLREVRA
- a CDS encoding alpha-amylase family protein; the protein is MRIRDTGDLWWKNAVIYCLDVETYMDWNDDGIGDLPGLVQRIDHLAELGVTCLWLMPFYPTADLDDGYDIVDYYGVDSRLGDSGDLVELIRTARDRGIRVIADLVVNHTSDRHPWFRSARSSPDSPYRDFYVWRTDPPPDTSDQVVFPDQEDGIWTWDEEAQAWYRHRFYKHQPDLNTANPQVRDAIAKVVGYWAEVGMSGFRVDAVPFFLSDVANDPQDEIEHPHEFLQQLRAFLTRRVGDAILMGEVNLPYDQQLLFFGDHDHDGHHEGEELNLQFDFVLMQQMYLALARQDAGVLAKALEARPEIPRDAQWATFVRNHDELTLDKLSDDERQEVFDAFGPDEDMQLYGRGLRRRLPPMLDGDPRRVRMVYSLLFTLPGTPVLFYGEEIGMGENLAADGRLAVRTPMQWTSGKNGGFSCAEPDVLAGPVVEGAFGPDHVNVADQRRDPDSLLSFVQLLARRYRECPELGWAGRAEILEQPHGSVLAHRCTWQEASMVAVHNLGPEAVTVPLALDDADEHARLVDLLHGDQLTLDADGAAQVELAGYGYRWLRVVRPDSRRLL
- a CDS encoding FKBP-type peptidyl-prolyl cis-trans isomerase codes for the protein MRRTTTARPAVRRLAAAALALTLGVGLAACSGEAGDDPTTPAPTDSASAPTAATPSAEDVAALEGVTIEGEHGTKPTLTLPSTPFQVSAPVARLVSDGEGEAVEVGELLTMQTTGFSGADSSAMGSTYDSGSPEFVELSETALFPTLFEAIEGAKIGARVVFAVPQGETTVIAVADLVGSGPARAEGTAVEPPAGLPTVTLAEGGAPSLEPAEGDAPTELVVQPLIEGAGPAVEAGQTVVVKYTGWLWDGEQFDSSWESGTTFPVQNVGQANVIAGWNEGLVGQKVGSQVMLVVPPDKGYGDQESGSIPANSTLVFVVDVLAAS